The genomic window TGTATCGGCGTTGCCTCAGGCCCCGGCGGAGGGCTAACAGAGGGGTATTGCCGATTTGATGCGGTTTTATTACGTCTTCATGACGGGCTGGACCTGTTGCATTATGGGCACGGCCATCGCAGTGTCAGTTTCACTGCGTTTTGTCATGATATTGTCATGAAACTTCTGTGCCGATGCCGGTCAGGCGCACAGATGGCCCCGCGTGAACAAGGTTGCAACCTACCCCATTCGGGTAGAGGATGGGTGCCCAATCCGACGGAGCGCCACCGCCTACGCGATGCACGACCCGCAACCCGCCCCAGACCTGATACAGCCCGCCAGCGCGGGCCGGCATCCGTTGCCATTGGCAACGGTGCCCGTACTGATGCTGCTGGCCTTCGCGGTACTGGCGGTGGCGGCCATTCTGTTCACCACGGCCCGGCATTTCGATGCCGGCGAGGCACAGCGGTCTGAACAGCGCGTCGCCCGCCTGATGGCAGGTGCGGAAAATTCCCTGGCCGTTGTCATGCGTGATTATGCGGGCTGGGATGCTGCCGTCATGCATGTTGTGGATCGGTTCGACCTGCCCTGGGCGGACGAGAATATCGGCATCTATCTCAGCGGTGGCTATCGACTGTCGATGAGTCTGGTGATCGATCGGCAGGGCCGCGTCATCTATGGGATGGAGGATGGCAAGCGCCTGACCGACAACCGGATGCGCGAGATTCAGCCGCCGCCGGCCCTGGGCCGCATGATGGAGAAATCCATTGCCGCCCTGCCCGGCACTACTGAGGCTGTCGCGGGGGTGGTGCGCTGGGGTGACCAGCTTTATCTGGCCTCCGTGGCCGATATCCGACCCAGCCAGGGGGGGGCTGCCCGACCGGATGGCATGGCCCTGGCGTTCCTGCAACGGCTGGATCGCGTGGCCGTGGCCCGCCTGCTGGACCCCTTGCTGCTGGAGAATGTCGACATTTCCACCCGGCCATTGCCGCTTGATGTCGGGTTGCTGCCCCTGGTGGAATTTGGTGCGGCACCGGACAGTCCGCCAGCAGGTTGGCTGACATGGCGTGTCCCGCGCCCCGCCCTGGATTTCCTGTCCAGTGTCTATTGGGTTCTGGGGGGTGTGCTGCTGGCCCTGTTCGCGCTGACGGCCCAGGTCCTGACCCGAGTGCAGCGGGCCGCCCGGCGGGAAGCCGAGATGAACGATGCCCTGCGGCAATTGTCCGAGCGGTATCGCGCCCTGATCGATGCCTTGCCGGACATGGTCTGCCTGCTGGCCGACGGTCGCGTATCGCTGATCAATGCGGCGGGCCTGTCGATGCTGGGTATATCGCCGGCCGATGCTGGGCGGGTGGTGGGGCGCCCCTATCTTGATCTGGTCGTGGATGCCGACCGTCTGATCTTTCACCGTGTCATGCAGATGCGGGGACGGGGCGGGATCGAATGGGCGACGCTGCGGATCGAGGCGGCGAATGGGACCATCGTGCCCATCGAACTGGCGGTGCTGCCCGTGACGGGCGAGCCGCTGGGCGAGATGACGCTGGTAGCCCGCGACCGGCGGCCCGAACTGGCGCGCCGTGAAACCTTGCGCGCGGCGGAGACGCGGGCCGCCGTGGCCGACCGCGCCAAGGGCCAGTTCCTGGCCAATATCAGCCATGAGCTGCGCACCCCGCTGAACGCCATCATCGGCTTTTCAGAAATATTGCGGGATGAGTTGCTGGGCGCTTTGGGCGTGCCGCAATACAAGGAATATGCCGTTGATATCCATGAGGGTGGGCTGCATCTGCTGCGGCTAGTCAATGACTTGCTGGATATTGCGCGCATGGATGCAGGGACATTGGAACTGCGCGAAGGCTGGGTCGATATTGCCCCGCTGATCGACCGGTGTGAACGTCTGCTGCGGCAGAAGGCGGCGGAACGGGGCGTGCCGGTCAAGCTGGACGTGTCACCCCAGGGGCTGCGTGTCCTGGCCGACGAGGTGCGATTGAAGCAGATCGTGGTCAATCTTCTGGGCAATGCCGTCCGATTCTCCGAAGCTGGCCAGCCGGTCGCCGTCGTCGTACGGCTGGACGGGGCCACGGGCGATGTGCTGATCGAGGTTGCCGATCACGGCATTGGTATGAATGTGGATGCTATGCGCATCGCCCTGGAACCCTTCTCTCAGGTGGAAGGCGGGCATAACCGGCGCCAGCCGGGGGCCGGGCTGGGCCTGCCGCTGGCCCGTGGTTACGCCGAGGCGCATGGCGGTTCGCTGACCATGCAAAGCACCCCGGCGGTCGGTACCACTGTTACCGTGCGCCTGCCAGCCAGTCGGGTAGCGCTGGCCCCCGTTGAGGGCTGATTCGGGCTTATCGACGGTCCCGGAACATGGTCAGAACCTGAGCATGCAGGGCCGGATCACCGGCGGCGACCACATTGCCACTGCAGCCCAGCCGCAGCGGCTGCCCTTCCCAATCGGTGATCAGGCCACCGGCCCCCTCGATCACGGCGACCAGTGCTGCCCAGTCATAGGGTTGCAGCCCGGCCTCCACCATCAGGTCGATGAAACCGCCGGCCAGCAGGCCGAACGCATAGGCGTCGCCGCCCCAGACCATGTAGCGGCTCGACGCCTGGGTCATGGCGAACTCGACCTGATGGAACGGCATGGTGGCGGCCTGCGTCGCCATGGCGATATCGGCGCAGGGCCGCGTCGTGATGGGCGCGCCATTCAATGTCGTGGGACGACCGGCAATGCCCAGCCAGCGATCGCCGATCACCGGCTGGTCGATGATGCCCAGAACGGGCACACCCCTGTGCAGCAGGGCGATCAGGGTCGTAAAAAGCGGGCGGCCCGTGATGAAGGATTTGGTGCCGTCGATCGGGTCGATGACCCAGACATATTCGGCATTCAGATCCTGGCTGCCATGTTCCTCGCCTAGGATGCCGTCATCGGGCCGTTCGGCGATCAGGATGGCGCGGATGGCGCTTTCCACCTCGCGGTCGGCAATGGTGACGGGCGAGGCGTCGGCCTTCACATCGACATCCACCCGCGTGCGGTAATGGCGGCGGGCCACGACACCCGCCGCATCGGCGCAACGCAGGGCAAGATCGACCAGGAAATCGGGAACGGCAGACATATCAGACGACTCCGGAATATGCGGTTCTGCCCCTGAAAAGGAAAAGGGGCGGCATTGCTGCCGCCCCCTTCATAGCATGTTCCGGGTGACGTGCCGATTAAGGCAGCGGCACCGGGCTATCGGCCAGCGTGCGCAGATAAGCGATCAGCGCGGCGCGATCCTCGACCTTCTTCAGACCAGCGAAGTTCATCTTCGTGCCCGGGATGGTCGCCTTCGGGTTCGCCAGGAACTTGTTCAGGTGCTCGTAATCCCAGAGGCCTTCCTCCGCCTTCATGGCGTCGGAATAGGCAAAACCTTCGGCGTGGGCATGCTTGTTGCCCACGATACCCCACAGGTTCGGGCCCACCTTGTTGGCGCCGCCCTTTTCGAAGCTGTGGCAGGCCGCGCAGGCCTTGACCAGCTTCTGACCGGCAGCCGGATCGGCAGCGGCCATCAGCGGGGTCACCGGATCGGGCTCTGCCGGAGCGGCAGGCGCGTCGGCGGCGGCGGTCTCGGTCTCCGGCACTTCCACCTTATAGGCGCGTTCGGCCGGGAAGTTCGGGTGAACCAGCTTCTTGGAGACGAAACCCGCCAGGAGAGCGATCAACGTCGCCGTCAGGATCGCCATGAAAATCTTATTGAAGGTGCTGCTCGCCATCAGTCCTAATCCCTTGGGTTCGCCAAGCGCGGGCACAATAACGCCAAGAAGCGGGCACGTCCATGCCCGCCTTGACGTGAATCCATGCGCGATACTTAGCGTAAGGATGCAAGAACGCACATGGCTTTCCGCCTTGACCCGGCGGACCAAATGTCGCACGGGAAAACCATGACCGATCCGAACTGTCCCCCGACCGCCGCTCCCGTCGCCCGTCCGCTGGTGGTAATCCCCGCCCGCTTGGGTTCCACGCGCCTGCCGGATAAGCCGCTGGCCGACATTCACGGTGCACCGATGATCGTGCATGTCTGGCGCCGCGCCATGGAGGCGGGGATCGGCCCCGTGATTGTCGCGGCGGCCGAACAGGCCATCGTCGATGCCGTGATCCAGGCCGGTGGCACCGCTGTCCTGACCGACCCGGACCATCCGTCAGGCTCTGACCGGGTGTGGGAGGCGGTATGCCGCATCGACCCCGAGGGGAAGTACGACGCCATCGTCAATGTACAGGGCGACCTGCCCACCATCGACCCTGCCGTTATCCGCGCCGTGTTCGGCCCTTTGTCCGACCCAGGCGTGGATATCGCCACGCTGGGTGCCGTGATCACCGAGGCGGCAGAGCGTACGAATCCCAATGTGGTGAAGGCCGTGGTGGAGATGCTTCCGGGTGCCGACACGGGCCGCGCACTCTATTTCACCCGCGCCACGGCACCCTGGGGCGACGGGCCTCTGTTCCACCATATCGGGCTGTACGCCTATCGCCGCATCGCCCTGGAACGGTTCGTCTCCTTGCCCCCGGCACAGTTGGAGCAGCGTGAAAAGCTGGAACAGCTTCGCGCCCTGGCCAATGGCATGACCATCGCGCTGGCGCGGGTGGACATCGTGCCGCTGGGGGTGGATACCATCGAAGACCTTGACCGCGCCCGCCATATGCTGGCCCCATCGCCCACGCCGTGATTCACGGCATCCCGCCCATCGCCTCATCGACAGACAGAGCCCCTCCCATGCCCGCCTCTACCATCGCCTACCAGGGCGCACCCGGTGCCAATTCCGACCTGGCCTGCCGCAGCGTTTTCCCCGACATGGTCACGCTGCCCTGCGCTTCGTTTGAGGATGCGTTTGCCGCGGTGCATGAGGGTAAGGCCAAGCTGGCCATGATCCCGGTAGAGAATTCGGTCGCGGGCCGCGTCGCCGATATCCACCATTTGCTGCCCCATGGCGGGCTGCATATCATTGGTGAGCATTATCAGCGCGTGGTTCATTGCCTGGTTGCACCCCAGGGTGCGACGATGGAGGGGCTGACCGAGGTCCATTCCCATATCCAGGCCCTGTCCCAGTGCCGCAATTACCTGCGCGAACGCGGCCTGAAGCCCGTCAATAATGCTGATACGGCGGGTGCGGCCGCCGACGTGGCCCGCTGGAACGACCCGTCCAAGGGGGCCATCTCGTCTGATCTGGCCGCTGAGATCTACGGCCTTCAGGTTCTGGCCAAGGGGATCGAGGATGCGACCCACAATACCACCCGTTTCCTGATCCTGGCGCGGGAACCCAGCGTACCGGAACGCGGTACCGACAGCGTCACCACCTTTGTCTTTCGAGTCCGGTCACGTCCGGCGGCCCTGTATAAGGCGTTAGGCGGGTTTGCGACCAATGGTGTGAACATCACCAAGCTGGAAAGCTATCTGGTGGATGGCCGTTTCACGGCGGCGCAGTTCTATATCGACGTTGAAGGCCATCCGGAGGAACGCTCCCTGCGGCTGGCCATGGAGGAACTGGGCTTCTTCGCCAGCGAGGTGAAGTTCCTGGGCGTCTATCCGGCCCATCCGTTCCGCCGTGAACAGCAGCAGATGGGCGGCGGTATCTGATTGCGGGTATGACGGCTGGTGCCTTAACCTTGTGGTGCCAGCCGGGAGGAGATCATGGACATTCACCTGATTTCGCTGATCGCGCCGACGATTACCGCCCTCGTCCTGCTGATTACGCCGCAATGGCAGACACGCCATATCGAACGTCGCATGCTGGCAGGGGACGACCGTTATCTCGACGAGCAGCGCGCCTATCGGGCCTATCCATGGCAGCGCAACCCCAAGGTACTGCGGGTGACGGGGGCGGTCCTGCTGCTGATGGAAGCGGTTTATTTAGGGCTTTCCTGGTTCAATCCGTGATTTTTCGGTACCGTCCCGGAAACGCTGCTGTTCCGTCTCAATTCCGCCATTCGTGGCACGCCAAATGGGGTAGCCGGCGAATGGCGCCGGTGACTGCCTCCCGGGGCCAATAATCATGCGTAGCCGTTTTCTGCCCGTTTCGTTCGCCGCCGCCCTGTTGCTGGGGCTTGGTGCCTGCGCCGCCGATCCTGCCATCAAGGAAGGGGAGATGCGCAACCGCCAGATCGCCGCCGGTTCCTGGCGCCTGTCGGAACTACGCCTGGTCTGTATGGGCAATCCCGATGCCGGAATTCCCGGCCGCGCCCTGACGGCGGATGAGGCGGCCGAACAGCTGCGGCTTGTGCTGGAGCTGTCGTCCCTGGCGCCGGACATCTGGCCCAACGTTCCGTTGTCCAGCCCACGTGTGGAGGAGTTCCGCCGCATCTGTGCTGGTGATCCGGCCACCAACACGCCGGCCCGCGCCCTGACCCCGGATGAGCGCAAGGAATTGCTGTCCCTGATGGTCAGCACACCCGCCACCCTTCCCGCCGTGCGTGGCAGCGGCGGCGGATCGGCGGGTGCCATCATCTGGAGCGACAGCGGTGCCCCCCGGTCTGGCGGCGGCTACTATGAGGAAACCTACCGCGATCCCGACTATGACCGGATGATCTGGGAGCTGGAACGCGACCGGGCCCGGTGGGATGCCTATCTGTGGGAACAGCGCCGCCGCGAACTTTATTGGGAGCATGAGCGTCGTCGCCGCGAATGGGAGCGTGACCGGGCGCGCTGGGAGCGTGAACGCGACCGCGACCGGGCCCGCGCCGAACAGGATCGTCGCCGAGCGGAGGATGCCCGCCGTCGTGCAGAAGAGGAACGCCGCCGGGCCGAGGATGAACGCCGCCGTTACGAACGGCCGCCCATCGTGCAGCCGCCGCCGCGCCCGTCCGATGACGACATGCGCCGCCGCCGGGATGCCGAAGAGGCCGCCCGTCGCCTGGAGGATCAGCGCCGCCGGGCACAGGAAGAGGTGCGCGGCAGAGACGATGATCGCCGCCGCGAGGCCGAGGATGCAGGCCGCCGTCTTGAAGAACAACGCCGGCAGGCAGAGAGCGAAGCGCGCCGGCAGGCCGAGAGCGATGCACGTCGTCAGGCGGATGATGATCGCCGTCGGGCCGCCGAAGAGGGCGCACGCCGGGCAGAGGAGCAGCGCCGTCAGGCCGAGAATGATGCACGTCGTCAGGCGGATGATGACCGCCGGCGGGCCGCCGAGGAGGGTGCGCGTCGGGCAGAGGAGCAGCGCCGTCAGGCCGAGAGCGATGCACGTCGTCAGGCAGAGGATGACGCCCGCCGTGCCGCCGAGGAGGGGGCCCGTAGGATGGAGGAGCAGCGCCGTCAGGCCGAGAGCGATGCACGCCGTCAGGCGGATGATGATCGCCGGCAGGCTGCCGAGGAGGGGGCACGCCGGGCAGAGGAACAGCGCCGTCAGGCCGAAAGTGAAGCGCGCCGTCAGGCAGAGGATGACGCCCGCCGCCGCGCCGACGATGACCGTCGTCAGGCCGCCGAGGAGAATGCCCGCCGCATTCAGGAGCAACGCCGTCAGGCACAGGAAGAAGCACGGCGTGAGAGGGAAGCAGCCCCGCCACCCCGTAACCAGACTGGCGTCGAAACACAGATACCCTGATGGTCGGCGTTAGTTGTCAGAATTTAGCAAGGGCGATGGACACCTTCCATCGCCCTTTTTTGCTGCACCCAATATCGAAATCCGTCCCTGCACCTTCCCGTCATACAACTAAACAGTTAAGTTATCCTATCACTTGACGGGGGCGATGATGGGTGATGGGGATATGGCGGGATCGGCAGGCGCCTTAGGGGCCGATATCGGGCTGTCATTGCGCCGGGAAGTGGATGCGATGGTCCGCTACATCCTGGGCAACGGAACCTCGATGCCGGCGGATGTAATCGCCCGATTGTCGATTCTGGATGGGGACGCACCGCCGCCGCTGGCCGATCTGGCGAAGCTGCATAATCAACTGGCTTCGCTGGTGGCGCCTGCCAGCCCCCGCACCATCCGCCTGTTGGCCGATGATCCGTTCGCGGGGCGATTCTGGTCCAGTTTCGGTCCCCTTCCCAATATCCGGCGGTTGTTGCTCGCGGCCATTTTCTTTCTGGCCTGTTTCATCATGGCCAGCCTGTCGGAGCACATAAACGCCACCACCATCCGGCAGGATATCTACACCATCGATTCGGACCACCTGCTGCATGTGCTGATTTTCCTGATGAGTGCGGCGGGGCTGGGGGCCTGTTTCAACGCGCTGTCGACGGCGTATTGGTTCATCCAGGCCGGGACATATGATCCCCGACTGGACAGTTCCTACTGGATCCGCATCGTGCTGGGCATCATCGCGGGCCTGCTGATCTCGCAGCTGGTGCCGCTGGGCGGGCCGGAAACGCTGGATGCCCAGGGCAACGCCACGGGCGGCAGTTCCGCCACGCTGGGCAAGCCGCTTCTGGCCCTGCTGGGCGGTTATTCGGCCAGCATGGTGAACTCCGTGTTGCAAAGGCTGGTCGAGACCGTTCAGGCCATGTTCAAGGGCGGTGCCGCCGATACCGCTGCTGCCAATGACGCCATTGCCCGGGCCAAAGCCGACCAGCGGGTGGAACAGCATAAGCTGTCCATGGCGGGGGACCTTGTGGCCCTGCATCAGGCCATCAAGGATGGAGCGTCTGCCGACCGGCTGATGGAACTGGCCGGTGGGCTGGTGAAGCAGGTGGTGCCTGCCCATCCCGCATCACCGCCGCCCCCGCCGCCGGCGTCCGGGGTGTAATTAGTCTTACTAAGGGTGGCCGGGGCGGCCTCGGTCCGCTATCGTTCTGCCGGTGGCTGCTATGGTGCCTGTGACATGGCGCGGCCATAATCTTCCGATTTCCTGGCCGGCATGATGATGCGCATCCCCACTTTCTCCACCCTGTTGCTGCTTCTGGCGCTGGCACCCCTGTCCGGCGCCATGGCGCAGAATAGTATCGGACCATTGCCGGCCAACCCGCCGCCCGCCGCTGCGCGTGCCCCCATCACGGTACCGGCGACCCCCGACCTGACGTTGCCGCCGACGCCCGGCGTGCCGGATCAGGGCGACATCCCCGCTGCACCGGTTTCGGAACTGCCACCATCCCGCTTCCCCGGTTCCGCCACGGGGCCTGAGCCGGCGCGCATGCCGGCGGAGCGCAGCACGCTCCTGTACCCGCCGGGGGCGGAAATCCTGCCATCGGGTACCGATGCCGTGCTGGCCGATATCGTGGCGCGGCTGAAGGCCCATCCGGCGGAACGGCTGGAGCTGCGCGCCTATGCCAGCAGCCAGACCACCCGACCGACCGATGCCCGGCGCATCGCCCTGTTGCGCGCCCGCGCTCTGCGGGACCGGCTGGTGCAGCTTGGCCTTGATCCGCTGCGCCTGCTGGTGTTTGCGGAAGGGAGTGCCGCAGGCACCACTGCACCGGCAACGGCCCCCGACCGCGTTGATCTGGTGATCCGCCCATGACGCTTTCCGCTGACCGTCGCACGCCTGCCGCACCGCCCGAGCGCCCCCCCACGGTAGAACCGCCGGCCAGCCGGCCACGCCGGTTCCTGACGCGCATGGCGCTGTTCGCCCTGGCCGTGGCATTGATCGCGGCGGTTCTGCTGCCATCCCTGATTCAGGCGTTTCTGGCCAATCCGGCTTTGAATGGCCTGATCCTGTTCACCCTGCTGCTGGGTATCTGGTTCATCTTCCGGCAGGTCACGATGCTGGGGCCGGAGGTGGCGTGGCTGGAAGCCTTCACGGCCAACCGCGCGCCGGACACGCAACCCCGCCTGCTGGCCCCCATGGCCCGGATGCTGGGTGAACGCCAGGGCGGACGCTTCACCCTGTCGACGGTAGCCAGCCGGTCGCTGCTGGACGGGGTCGGCACGCGACTGGATGAAGGGCGGGAGATTTCCAAGTATCTGATCGGGCTCCTGATCTTCTTGGGATTGCTGGGCACCTTCTGGGGCCTGTTGCAGACCGTATCCTCCATCGGCACCGTCATTTCCGGCCTCAGTTTCGACAATGCCGATGTGGCGGGCGTGTTCGGCAATTTGCAGGCCGGCCTGTCGGCGCCCCTGTCGGGGATGGGCATGGCCTTCTCCTCCTCCCTGTTCGGGTTAGCGGGATCGCTGGTGCTGGGGTTCCTGGAGTTACAAGCCGGGCAGGCGCAGAACCGGTTCTATACCGAGCTGGAGGATTGGCTGGCCGGCATCACGCGGCTGTCCAGCGGCGCGCTGGGCGATGTGGAAGCGGGTGGCGGGTCCGGTGGGGGCGCGTCGGTTCCCGTCTATATCCAGGCCCTTCTGGAACAGACGGCGGAGAATATCGAACGGCTGCAATTCACCATGGCCGGTGCGGAGGAGGGGCGAAAGCTCCAGCACCAGCAGTTGGTGCAACTGACGGAGCGCATCGTCGCCCTGACCGACCAGATGCGGACCGAGCAGCAGGTGATGCTGCGTCTGGCCGAAAGCCTGTCCAATGGCGGCGGCTTGGGTCTGGACGAGGCGACCCGCGCCCATATCCGCAATCTGGAGCTTTACACCGCCCGCCTGCTGGAGGAGACAACGCAGGGGCGTATCCAGTCCACCCAGGAATTGCGCAGCGAGATCAAGATCCTGGCCCGGACGGTGGCGGCACTGGGCGATACGGAGCGCTGATCCATGGCCTATGTCCGGCGGCGCGGATCACGGGGGGAGAAGGTCGATATCTGGCCCGGTTGGGTGGATGCGCTGTCCAGCCTGACCATGGTCGTCATCTTCCTGCTGATGGTGTTCGTGCTGGGCCAGTTCTATCTGACCAGCGCGCTACAGGGTCGCGACCGGCAATTGGCCGATCTGCAAAGCCGGGTGGCACAGCTGGCCGACGCCCTGGCGCTTGAACGCGACAGCAATGCCCGCATGCAGGCCGATTTCGGGCAGCTGACCGACCGGTTGCGCGCAACCCTGGCGGAGAAGGAGGCGCTGCAGGCCCGTATCGACGCCATGGGCGGGACGGCGGATGCGGCGGCCACGGCGGCCACGGCGGATGAACGCATCGCCGGCCTGACCAGGGATCTGGAGGAAGAGCGCAAGATCAGCGCGGCGGCCCGCAATGAGGTGGCGTTGTTGAACCAGCAGATCGCCGCCCTGCGTGCCCAGCTCCAGCAATTAGTCACCAGCCTGGATGCATCGGAAGCGAAAGCCAAAGAGCAGGAGGTGCAAATCGCCGAACTGGGCAAGCGCCTGAATGCCGCCCTGGCCGGCAAAGTGGCGGAACTGGCGCGGTTTCGGTCTGAATTCTTTGGCCGGCTGCGTGAAATTCTGGGCAACCGCGATGATGTGCGCATCGTCGGCGACCGGTTCGTGTTCCAGTCCGAAGTGCTGTTTGACAGCGGCTCTGCCGAATTGGGGGAGGCGGGGCAGGTACAGTTGGGCCGGCTGGCCAAGACGCTTTTGGAACTGACGGCGCAGATGCCGCCGGAGATTAACTGGATCCTGCGCGTCGATGGCCACACGGATGTGGTGCCCATCAAATCCGGACGCTGGGCCAGCAATTGGGAACTGTCGACGGCGCGTGCCATCTCCGTCGTGAATTTTCTGGTCCAGATGGGGGTGCCGCCGGAACGGCTGGCCGCCACGGGCTTTGGCGAGTTCCAGCCGCTGGAGCCGGGCAACAGCCCGGCGTCCCTGGCGTTGAACCGCCGGATCGAGTTGAAGCTCGACAGCCGTTGATAGCCCTTTACCGGGCTTTGGGGAAGGGCGGCAGCTCCGCCGTCGCCGCCTCGCGATAGGTGATGGTGTGGCCCGGTGTCCATTTTCCGTCGGACAGGAACTCCGCCTGATTGGTCAGGACCCCATCCTTCAGGGTCAGGGTGGAGCGCACCTTGCTGATCTTGGGATGGCCGGCCACATCTTCCTCGGCCACCAGCTTGCCTGGCCCCTCGGCGCGCATCACGCCCTGGGTGTGGAAACCGGCGGTCGTGAAATAGTGATAGATCATGGTCTTGCGCGGCTTGTCCCAAAAGACCAGCGTTTCCCCGCCATAGGACAGGTCGCCCAGAATGTGGGTGATGCGCACCGCCTTGCCGCCCAGCGCCCATTCCCAGCGGGATTGATCCACCATCGGCTTGCCATCGGGGCCGGTGCCCTCGCCGCGCCAGCTTTTGCCTACCATGCCGGCAATATCAGTGAATGGGTCGGTGTCGGCGGCCTGCGCCGGGGTCTGGCCCAGTAGCATGGCCAGGATCAGGCCGATGGCGGCCAGCCAGTTGCGCATGATCATATCTCTCTCCCTGACTTTGCTTGTTATTGGGGCTTCAACCGGCGTCGCGGTCTTGCAAGGGCCAGTTCTCGGCCAGCGTGCGCTTGGGCAGGACGAAGCCCATCACGCCGAACATCGCGTACATCACCCGCGTGCCAAAGGGCACCGTGCCCGTCTCCACCACGGATTTCAGGTTGGCCAGGATGTTGGTGCCGCCCTGGTCCATTTCCTTGGCCGTACGGGTGCCGTGGGGAATGTTCTCCACGGTCAAGGTGACCTCCACGATGCCGTCGGCTTGTGGGAACAGTTCATAGATGACGGTGCAGGGGGCATCGTCGAACTGTGTGAAGCGGAACGTGTGGGCAAAGCGGCGGGGCGGGTCATATTCCAGCACCTCCCCCACCACCAGGGTGCGGCGGCGGTCAGCTGTGCGCATCTGTACCGCCGCCCCAGTATGAAAGCCGGTATTGACCATCAGGGCGTTGAACACCGCCTGCTGTGGTGTGTCAGTCTTGGTCAGTTCCCGCCAGATGGCCTCTACCGAGCCTTTGATTTTGGTGCGGAAAACCTTCTTGTTCTCATCCCCCATGATATCTCCCCCTGTCATGAGCCTGCTTCGATCTTGTCCTTCAGGTCCAGCAGCTTGCCGGCCCAGAAATCATCAAACTCATCCGACCAGCGGCGGTGGATGGCGCGCAGCGGCAGGGTGTTGACGTACAGCCGTCGTTCCCGCCCCGCCTTTTCCGACACGACCAGATCCGCCTCTTCCAGAACGCGCAGATGTTTCAGCACGCCAATCCGGCTCATCTCGAACGCTGACAGCAGGTCCGCGACGATGCAGCCGGGGTTGCCCCGGATCAGGTCCAGCAGCCGCCGCCGTTCCCGGCTGGCCAGAGCCTGGAACACTGCATCAGTCGCCGCCTCGTCAAGCTGGTACAGATCATCCCTCATAGGTAACCAGTAGGTTACATATTTAAGTGCGAGTCAAGGGGTTTGAAACGAGTGCGGCTGTCCTTGGCGAATTCATAAAAATCAACTAAGTTCAAGATTGCAGAAGTCTGCGGGAGGTTGCTGTGGATTGGACGATTAAATTTACTGATATAGCCATTGTAATCGCGACCTTCCTCGGCCCAATAATTGCCGTTCGTATACAAAAACACATTGAACGTTCTCGCGAAACTAATGATCGCCGTCTGGCGATATTCAGAACACTTATGACCACTCGGCTGATGAATTTAGCCCCAGAGCATGTACAGGCTATAAATGCGATCCCATTGGATTTTTATGGAAAAGGAAGGAAATTGAAATGCATTAGAGAGCATTGGGCGACGTACATGAATCACTTATCGAGGAAAGATATGTCCACCGAGTTGTGGGCAAAAACGCGTGGCGAGTTGTTTGTTAACATGCTCTATGAAATAGCAGAGTATCTTGGATATAATATTCCAAAAGTAGAGTTGGAGCGGGATTTTTATAATCCTGTCGCTTATGAGACGTTGGAGAATGAACAGGCACTAATAAGAAAAGGCATGGTTCAGTTATTAAATGGATCCTCGTCAATTTCGATGAATGTTTTAAGTGTACCTGAAAATGAAGAAGCTACCGCAGCGCTTGTTGAAATTCGCAACATACTGAGAGAAAAACACACAACATAGTATTATTGGAAAGAGATAATTCTATCA from Niveispirillum cyanobacteriorum includes these protein-coding regions:
- a CDS encoding flagellar motor protein MotA, translating into MTLSADRRTPAAPPERPPTVEPPASRPRRFLTRMALFALAVALIAAVLLPSLIQAFLANPALNGLILFTLLLGIWFIFRQVTMLGPEVAWLEAFTANRAPDTQPRLLAPMARMLGERQGGRFTLSTVASRSLLDGVGTRLDEGREISKYLIGLLIFLGLLGTFWGLLQTVSSIGTVISGLSFDNADVAGVFGNLQAGLSAPLSGMGMAFSSSLFGLAGSLVLGFLELQAGQAQNRFYTELEDWLAGITRLSSGALGDVEAGGGSGGGASVPVYIQALLEQTAENIERLQFTMAGAEEGRKLQHQQLVQLTERIVALTDQMRTEQQVMLRLAESLSNGGGLGLDEATRAHIRNLELYTARLLEETTQGRIQSTQELRSEIKILARTVAALGDTER
- a CDS encoding peptidoglycan -binding protein, with product MAYVRRRGSRGEKVDIWPGWVDALSSLTMVVIFLLMVFVLGQFYLTSALQGRDRQLADLQSRVAQLADALALERDSNARMQADFGQLTDRLRATLAEKEALQARIDAMGGTADAAATAATADERIAGLTRDLEEERKISAAARNEVALLNQQIAALRAQLQQLVTSLDASEAKAKEQEVQIAELGKRLNAALAGKVAELARFRSEFFGRLREILGNRDDVRIVGDRFVFQSEVLFDSGSAELGEAGQVQLGRLAKTLLELTAQMPPEINWILRVDGHTDVVPIKSGRWASNWELSTARAISVVNFLVQMGVPPERLAATGFGEFQPLEPGNSPASLALNRRIELKLDSR
- a CDS encoding SRPBCC domain-containing protein, encoding MGDENKKVFRTKIKGSVEAIWRELTKTDTPQQAVFNALMVNTGFHTGAAVQMRTADRRRTLVVGEVLEYDPPRRFAHTFRFTQFDDAPCTVIYELFPQADGIVEVTLTVENIPHGTRTAKEMDQGGTNILANLKSVVETGTVPFGTRVMYAMFGVMGFVLPKRTLAENWPLQDRDAG
- a CDS encoding ArsR/SmtB family transcription factor; the protein is MRDDLYQLDEAATDAVFQALASRERRRLLDLIRGNPGCIVADLLSAFEMSRIGVLKHLRVLEEADLVVSEKAGRERRLYVNTLPLRAIHRRWSDEFDDFWAGKLLDLKDKIEAGS
- a CDS encoding DUF6680 family protein produces the protein MDWTIKFTDIAIVIATFLGPIIAVRIQKHIERSRETNDRRLAIFRTLMTTRLMNLAPEHVQAINAIPLDFYGKGRKLKCIREHWATYMNHLSRKDMSTELWAKTRGELFVNMLYEIAEYLGYNIPKVELERDFYNPVAYETLENEQALIRKGMVQLLNGSSSISMNVLSVPENEEATAALVEIRNILREKHTT